The following proteins are co-located in the Vigna unguiculata cultivar IT97K-499-35 chromosome 9, ASM411807v1, whole genome shotgun sequence genome:
- the LOC114162978 gene encoding glyceraldehyde-3-phosphate dehydrogenase, cytosolic, with protein MGKVKIGINGFGRIGRLVARVALQRDDVELVAVNDPFITTDYMTYMFKYDSVHGHWKHHDVTVKDSNTLLFGEKPVTVFGHRNPEEIPWGKTGADIIVESTGVFTDKDKAAAHLKGGAKKVIISAPSKDAPMFVVGVNEHEYKPELDIISNASCTTNCLAPLAKVINDRFGIVEGLMTTVHSITATQKTVDGPSAKDWRGGRAASFNIIPSSTGAAKAVGKVLPSLNGKLTGMAFRVPTVDVSVVDLTVRLEKSASYDEIKNAIKEESEGKLKGILGYTEDDVVSTDFVGDSRSSIFDAKAGIALNKNFVKLVSWYDNEWGYSSRVIDLLVHVAKNSL; from the exons ATGG GCAAGGTCAAGATCGGAATCAACG GATTTGGAAGAATTGGCCGTTTGGTGGCCAGGGTGGCTCTTCAGAGAGACGATGTGGAACTCGTTGCTGTTAACGATCCCTTCATCACTACCGATTACATG ACATACATGTTTAAATACGACAGTGTTCATGGACACTGGAAGCACCACGATGTCACCGTTAAGGACTCCAATACCCTTCTCTTTGGTGAGAAGCCAGTCACTGTTTTTGGACACAG GAACCCTGAAGAGATCCCATGGGGTAAGACCGGAGCTGATATCATTGTTGAGTCCACCGGAGTTTTCACCGATAAGGACAAGGCCGCCGCACATTTGAAG GGTGGTGCTAAGAAGGTTATTATTTCTGCCCCCAGCAAGGATGCTCCCATGTTTGTTGTTGGTGTGAACGAGCACGAGTACAAGCCTGAGCTTGATATCATCTCCAATGCCAGCTGCACAACCAACTGCCTTGCTCCACTCGCCAAG GTTATTAATGACAGATTTGGCATCGTCGAGGGTTTGATGACCACAGTTCATTCCATCACCG CTACCCAGAAGACTGTTGATGGACCATCAGCCAAAGACTGGAGAGGTGGAAGAGCTGCTTCATTTAACATCATTCCTAGCAGCACTGGAGCTGCCAAG GCTGTTGGGAAAGTCCTTCCTTCTTTGAATGGAAAATTGACTGGAATGGCATTCCGTGTTCCCACCGTGGATGTCTCCGTTGTTGACCTCACAGTGAGGCTGGAGAAGAGTGCCAGCTATGACGAAATTAAAAATGCTATCAA GGAGGAATCCGAGGGCAAGTTGAAGGGAATTCTTGGTTACACCGAAGATGATGTGGTCTCCACCGACTTTGTGGGTGACAGCAG ATCAAGTATTTTTGATGCAAAGGCTGGAATTGCTTTGAACAAAAATTTTGTGAAGCTCGTCTCGTGGTACGACAATGAGTGGGGATACAG CTCACGTGTGATTGACCTGCTTGTTCACGTTGCCAAGAACTCCCTTTAA
- the LOC114163496 gene encoding uncharacterized protein LOC114163496, whose product MEGYRTCNNCGKEGHFGKDCPTLARAAERPPVQAPHQHQRRDRGNRPQATGRVYVMSRTEVACLGNLVIYCCVIVGVSYCVLYDSGATHSFVSNDCVGHLGLPVCELQCELAELDVILGMDWLSANHILIDCQERRLLFPDSEKLELVSPQGVVKEIQSGA is encoded by the exons ATGGAGGGTTACCGCAcatgcaacaactgtggcaaggagggccactttgggaaggattgtcCCACTCTTGCTAGGGCAGCGGAACGCCCTCCGGTTCAGGCTCCCCACCAGCATCAACGGagagacagaggcaacaggcctcaggcgacgggcagagTGTACGTCATGTCAAGGACGGAGGTAGCGTGTTTAGGTAACTTGGTTATTTATTGTTGTGTGATCGTTGGTGTTAGTTattgtgtgttgtatgattctggagcgacacactcctttgtgtcaaaTGATTGTGTGGGACACTTGGGTTTGCCGGTGTgcgagctgcagtgtgagcttgcg gagttggatgtaatcttagggatggattggttGTCTGCCAATCACATTCTGATAGATTGTCAGGAGAGAAGATTGTTGTTCCCCGACTCAGAGAAGCTCGAGTTGGTGTCTCCTCAAGGAGTGGTGAAGGAGATTCAGAGCGGCGCATAA